Within the Trueperaceae bacterium genome, the region GGGGCACGGACTGCAGGGGTACCACCGGGGCGGGCGGGCGCCAGCGGGGGATCCTGTTCGTGATGACGGGCGCCTCGGGCGTCGGCAAGGACTCGATAAGGCGCGTCGCGCTGCCGCAGCTCGGCGACATCTTCTACTCGGTCTCCGCGACCACCAGGGCCCAGCGCCCCGGCGAGGTGGACGGCCAGAACTACCGCTTCCTCACGCGCGAGCGCTTCGACGAGCTGCTCGCGGCCGACGGTCTGCTCGAGCACGCCGAGTACGTGGGCGACTACTACGGCACGCCCGCCGCGCCCGTCGAGGAGGCGCTGTCGCAGGGCCGCGACGTGCTCCTCGAGCTGGAGCTGGTGGGCGCCCGCAAGGTGAAGGCGCGGATCCCCGAGGCCGTGATGGTGTTCATCGCGCCGCCCTCGATGAGCGAGCTCGAGCGTCGCCTGCGCGGACGCGGCACCGACTCGGAGGAGAAGATCCAGAAGCGCCTGGCGCGGGCCCGCGAGGAGATCAAGGCCATGCGCGAGTTCGACTACGTCGTCGTGAACGACGACCTCTACAGCGCCGCGCTCGACTTCGTCAGCATCATCAGGGCCGAGCGC harbors:
- the gmk gene encoding guanylate kinase, with translation MTGASGVGKDSIRRVALPQLGDIFYSVSATTRAQRPGEVDGQNYRFLTRERFDELLAADGLLEHAEYVGDYYGTPAAPVEEALSQGRDVLLELELVGARKVKARIPEAVMVFIAPPSMSELERRLRGRGTDSEEKIQKRLARAREEIKAMREFDYVVVNDDLYSAALDFVSIIRAERARAHRVTEADIERTLSG